From Companilactobacillus heilongjiangensis, one genomic window encodes:
- a CDS encoding energy-coupling factor transporter transmembrane component T translates to MNKLIVNFQKNCNSITMFAYLLNVILITLLYNNPIVLVGICVSLIAMVVLTRPEKVKSYLKFAGIIFFITVLFNLILNQRGSNLLFEIPFLKVTTESLMNAVVLGISFVNLLWAFYLYDSLIRIKTVFELLANLFKSIAIIFILTVKFIPEIIQIYTETKTVSRFRTQHQSNEQGLLKRIKRTVGLNEIVLNKAIASFMNVSDTLILKGYEQRRRNLGYVEFKRFDVIILILGLLSVIFNISMSVQHLGKINFGSANLKVSTDGVALILVINCLFILLPFLTGGVNYLWWKFYGSKTTVSDTITAKNYR, encoded by the coding sequence TTGAATAAATTGATTGTGAATTTCCAAAAGAATTGCAACAGTATTACGATGTTTGCATATTTACTCAATGTTATCTTGATTACGCTGCTGTACAACAATCCAATCGTGCTGGTTGGGATATGTGTATCCTTAATTGCTATGGTTGTTTTGACACGACCAGAAAAAGTTAAATCATATTTAAAATTTGCCGGAATTATATTTTTTATTACGGTATTATTCAATTTAATTTTGAATCAGCGTGGATCGAATTTACTGTTCGAGATTCCTTTTTTGAAAGTTACTACAGAATCGTTAATGAACGCGGTAGTTTTGGGTATTTCATTCGTGAATCTGTTGTGGGCGTTTTACTTGTACGATTCACTGATTCGAATTAAAACAGTCTTTGAATTATTAGCTAATCTGTTTAAAAGTATCGCTATTATTTTTATCTTAACGGTGAAGTTCATTCCTGAAATTATTCAAATTTATACGGAAACTAAGACGGTTAGCCGATTTCGAACCCAACATCAAAGTAATGAACAAGGACTGTTGAAAAGAATCAAGCGAACAGTTGGCTTAAATGAGATTGTTTTGAACAAGGCGATTGCAAGCTTTATGAATGTTTCTGACACCTTGATTTTAAAGGGTTATGAACAGCGCCGTCGTAACTTGGGATATGTAGAATTTAAACGTTTTGATGTAATTATTTTAATTTTAGGATTACTTTCCGTAATATTTAATATAAGCATGTCAGTCCAACACTTGGGAAAAATCAATTTTGGTTCAGCCAATTTAAAAGTCTCGACAGATGGTGTTGCCTTAATTTTAGTTATCAATTGTTTATTTATTTTATTACCATTCTTGACAGGAGGAGTGAATTATTTATGGTGGAAATTTTACGGTTCGAAGACTACAGTTTCCGATACAATAACAGCCAAAAATTATCGTTAA